DNA sequence from the Pseudoliparis swirei isolate HS2019 ecotype Mariana Trench chromosome 6, NWPU_hadal_v1, whole genome shotgun sequence genome:
CGCTTTCTCCATCAACAGTACGGCTGCATCCACGCTTTATTTAAAGCCCTGGCTTTTCTTGGGGGATATGACGACGACTCAAACGGCATTTCAATTAATACGCCTCCCTGGGTGGTCCCGTCAGGCTGCTTACCACAGGGCCTCGGAACCAGATATGTGAACATCTATTACGGCTCTGAAGGACACAACAGCCCGAAGAACTACTAATCAATCACAGTGTTGTCGTAATCAGTGCAGTACGAGTGAAACACGTTGTTCTCCGAGAAGACGGGTCTCACCTCTGTAGTAGAAGAGGCACAGATCAGACAGCACaaaccacctcttcttccacagcTTCATCCCCGTGCTGTCCTGGAAACACACCAAAAGCAATCGGCATCATTTACTACGCAAACCGGTGTGAACGGTGAGCCTGTGGAAACAAAGTACGCGCCGTCGTCGACACACTCACTTTCTTGGATTTCATTTGTTAGATTGTTTTACATGTGATTCACTGCCTGCTAGTTATATAGTACATCCAAAAAGAATGAAGTCAATCAATTACTTGTTTCGTTCGTTATAACTATGGGTTATAATCCGTCGACACATTTCTAAGCTATGCCTACAACTCATTACGGTAATAGGTCATCTTCTACAAACGAGACGTCACTTCTCCTTTGGTCTTTCTGCACTTTGGGGTCGACGATTCATCCTTTGATTCTTTTTGGTATTTTGTAAGTAAATTTTTTCGTGAATGGAGATTGCGTGAAAGTCATCTCAAAAGTTAGATGTTGGCCTGAAATTCAGTAGGCCTACGTTTTTTTCCATTTGGTTCAGAGGAAAGATTGGCTTTCTGTAATGAAATACACATAACTGAGTATTCCACCGTGTATATGAATGCAACCCAAGAAACAGcacactctttttttaaaggaagtatGTTGTTCAATCGGCAACAGAACTAAATCTCCTCTGCTTAAATTGTTCTTTGGTATCGTAATGCTGTGATCAAAGGGCTTTCCAGGCTGCTGCTTGAAAGGGATGAAGGGTGAGGAAAAGGGTATTAACTCCCCCGTTCGCTTTATTGGAAAACTTGAGCAGAGTCCTTAATCGTGGATTCCACCCAGGGACAAAAGTAGGGGGAGGGACCTCAACAACTCTGTCATTATGGTCAAACAGCATGTGGGCTGCAGTTGAAATGGAAAACTTCTTCCATGAACCAGTATGTTTAACGCATTAGTATCAAAAAGTCGCAATGCCAGATGCTGCTCATGCTGGAGACGCATCAGAAATGAAACGGAGAGATCCAAACCTCTTGTGTCCATTAATGCATCACCTTCCCTTCTGTTCAATCCAGGTCTTCACCTCTTACTTCACAATGACTTCATGAGAACACGTTATCAGAAGTTCTGTCGGATCGTGCTCAGTTCAGGCGGGAAAAGAAAGCGAGGCTTTCACCATCACATCAATCACTGTGGCATGTTGTTCTCCCAGTGGATGGACTGAAGGGCTGCAGCTTCTCCTCAGCCCAGGACTTGAATAGCTTCCAGGTTTCAATGAGGCAGGGAAATAAAAGTGCAAATCCAGCCCTTTTATTCAGGGGAGCAGATTTGAGAGTCGTTTGCTTGATCTACGTCACCCTGCTTTAGGGTCCCCAAAGAAATAGCAGCTGGCAGCTGTACCAAAGGAAGCCATCATGTGTTCGCAAAACTACGCAATCAAAAGTAAATGAGTCTTCCACTTAGGAAGCATTAGAGATTCCTGTCTGGCAAAGAGCTGCCTCAAGCACCCCCTTTTCACCCTCCCATTAGTACCCAGGGAGCTGTGATGAGGGAGCGGTATTTAAACACACTGCCCGCCCTGGATGACTGGCTGAGCAGAGACGCTGCACAAAGAGCTGCTCAGAAGTGGAAGACATCAAACAGCTTCCTTTGTGCTGGAGACGGCTGCAGCCAAACGTACGGGGAGAACTTTACGGTGTTCAGTGTGGAAAAGGAGGAAAGTTGTCGAAACAGAGTTTGCATTCACAAGATGTGCAAAGCTAGATTCATGGACCTTTTCCAAATATCATATGAAATACACTTCTGAATATCAATCACATGACAAATGAAGCAGTACAAATATGCAGATGACATACACCACAACTTTCAGAGAATGCGTAGAGCCAAGAAATGCACAACTTTTATATTATCTTTGTATTATAATTTGTCTTTTGCTGCGTTTTAAATAGGTTGCCCTATTATTGTGATTTCATGTTCCGATTAATATCTCATGCGAATGTTAAAAATGCAAACATCAATGTATTTCCCGGATTTCATGGCACTCCATCCAGTAGCTGTTGAGACGCCGCTGGGCTGAAGGTTATGGACACGGTTAGTGTTGCTCACCTGCTTATAAAGCCAGTTTCTCTTGATTACTGGGGCACTGGGATTCCTCCTGATGGAGTTGGATCGCTTCCCAAAGTTGTGGATTTTTTTGGTAGGTCTAGACGACTAGAAATACAGTGTCAAAATGGTAAAGTCAGCGCaatccacaaaaaaagaaaaaagaactcTTGACTTTTAAACTTCTCGACCGGTTTTCCATTATTTTCCATAACCTAACACACATGCACGATTATCCTGTGTTCGTGTGTCACTCACTCTTTCCGCCTGGCTACTGGGGTTTGCGGCGTAGTCCGAGCCGCCTGTGTAGTTGGAGGCCTCGCTCATGGTGCTTAGTGGCCGATCCTTCTTCTCATTCGCCGGCGCTTTGGAGGCAGATCTGAACGAGtttaagaaaacacaaacatgccAAGACCTTATAAGCAAATCAGTCGGAAATATGATggatatacaataaatatacacaatGTATGTGCTGACTTTGatcaaaaaagaaagagaatagGAAGAAGCAGACGTAAGTCTGTTCCCTCATCCCTCTGAAGTTCAAACTGTTATAATGAGGCCTCAACATGGGCCTATGAATCATGCCAATTACTCCCACCATGTCACTGCAGATACATTCCCAGTTGTCTTGCAGCTTTAAAATGGACTGCAAAGTCTGCCTGACATATTGAAACGCAGCAGTTGCTGCAGTGAATCAGGTCAGGATGCCTCGGAAAGACTTCACTAGATTAAAGCTAAACTGAAAAGCCTCCTGAGGTAAATACAAATGCAATAGGATAGAACACCTTGTGAAGCAAGTCGTCTCTGGCCCATGGAGATAAAGTACATTATTGAGGAAGGGACCAGCGCCGTGTCTAGAGGGAACAAGGCAGCACAACCAGAGTACAGCAGAAATACTGCAagcatgaaaagaaaaatcccTGAGATATATTAGCTTAAGGTCACTGAATAAGGACAAAAACCCGGCACAGTAAACTCCCCCATCAAACCTCCTCATTCCTGGCGAATGACCTGATGCGAAGAAACGTCAGCGCCAACTAGATCAAGCTttcaatccatccatccgtcaGAAACACAGACGAGACTATTGACACTCCAGAAAAGGAAACTCAAGTCAATTTAGAAACACTTTAACCATTCAGACTCCATGCCGTCACACACATGAAGAGGGATCACAAGGGACAACATCAGCTGGGCTCACAGAGCAAGGCGACACACGCAGGAGGCTCAAGATCTGATGTCACCGAAGACAACACAATGATGATCACAGACCAGCTCACCTGAATGTAGAGGACATTAAATGGTGTGTTCGTTCTCAGGTAAGAAGCAGCCCGATCTAACCATATTACGTACATGAGATCCCACGCTTGCAGAATGTCAGACACCAAAGATTTGTTTTCTTACTGGCTGTCAACTTAACTTACCAGATAGATAAGGGGGTTCTGTATGGAGGCGACTCATCAAGGAAGTCTTGAGCTGGACGAGTGGGCGACTGAAGCACTCAAGTTGAAGTGCAAAGCGTTTTTTCAACCCACTTCTCTGAAATAACGCTCTTGCAGAGTGACGAGTAGCCACTGAGATTTGCCGTCTTCTCCAACTAATGACCTCGCTCAAGAAAATAAGCTTGGAGGATTCTCAGCACTTCCAGTGACAGGCGAAAACCTAggtgaactataatcaatggtGTGTGTCGACCGGCCATCAAAAACACACAGGTTGGACTGGTGGAGAAAATGGAGCGGCTCTGTTGTCGGAGCGGCGCCGCTCGGTTAGATTCTCTATTAGGCCCGGAGACCATTTACAGGCCCCGAGCTGcagagtgtttgtgtgcgttgGGGTTTGTTGGTAATTAGTTTGGGCCTGATGATCAATCTGTATGCAGACTAATTgaaaaggagtgtgtgtgtgtgtgtgtgtgtatcaaactGCTTTAGTGTCAAATCTGGCCTGTGTCGACAAGCAGATGGAGAACACTGGAAGAAATGGTGCTGCattacagtcagacagacacagCACAACAGGAGATGTTGTGTTTGCTCGGTCATTGCTGGCACTTCTGATTAATTGACTGATGGCTAGCACTAGTTTACATTTGTACAAGACCAATTCACAAAGTTAAATCCTGTGCCAATACAACATATTTGTAAACACTGTGACTAACGCTCTGACAAAGTGATTTTAGGAGTCTTTAGTTCTTTTAACTCTTTGGCCTCTCCGGTATTCATTTCCAGGGAAGAAAATACAAACGGAGACCAGCAAATCTTTCACATCTATGTTTTCAGCCGTTTTGAGGTCTGTCTGCTTAAGATGACTATTCTCCTGTCTCggttgttgctctcctccagactGCAGGAGCCCACAGTGGACACGGCTGTGCTCGACCAACACCGGAACAGCTGAAGCGAAACACCAGCGCTGAACGACCACACTCTTTGTGACATCCATGACAACGACAGAGTCAACAAATCCCACATCGAAGCCTGAAAAACATTTCTTCTTGCAAAGGGACACAGGAGTTTAGACGTCTAAAAGTTTGGCTTAGTTTGTGATCGAATAAATACATCGTAGGTTTAGCGAGCCTCTATTTGCAAAGACCCGCTGAGGAGAGGCTGCGTGTCCATCAGAGGGccaacacacaaccacacacacacacatgaggactaACCGTCTGTATTAGTGGGTCACATCACCCACTGTGCAAAAAGAGTGACGAGGGATTACACTGTCACTGAAGCTCTAAgcacgcgggggggggggaggttgggGGGTGGACCGAGCGGCTGAGGGTGCATTTAAATGACCACACGGCATTTCTAAAGAAATACGGGGGCTTTCAAACACTTTTGTTTTGCGGTGAACCTGACCTCGATGTTTTTAACGaacaaaagaggagaagagaagccaAGCCCTGGAAACAAAAGCAGTCGCCAATTATCACTTTGGCTCAGAGTTGTTTCAATATGGTCGGCAGCACGGGCCTTAAGAGTCAATGGTGAAGTTTAGCGTCGGTATGCGTCGGCCTGATGGtgggtaaaaaaaacatttcgaTTTGTATATGACACTTTGTGATCATCTCACCCAGCGCTCGCTGAACAACGGAGCAGAGCCATGAAGCTCACCTGCGTGCATGTCGCCTGCACATCCATCGGAGCTGTACAGGCACGGTCACAAAGTTCACCTTTTTGACAAAACAAAATGAACGCCTCACTTTACTGAGCGTCACAAAGTGCACAATGATAAATCTGTCGGATGCTTTTGGAGCGATTATAAAGAAACCTTTCGTTCGCAGATTTAATGCTTCATGAGAAATACAGAAAAACTGACAAAGAAGTGAACAAGATGATCACAACGCATGGCTCAGACAGTGCGGTGCACCCGACAGGACTCGGGAATGCAAATAGATCACAGGTTATCAGGCAAAACACCCAGTCTGTGAGTGTACAGAAACAAGGAAACACGGATTATGTACAGACAGACATGTTCCGAGTGTTTTACGTGAAAACAGATGTGGAGAACACACATCTGCATTAATAGAGTATTACCTGATAAACGCTGGGTGACACAAATTCACACTACAAAACAAAGGAAGCACATGATGAGAAAGACATGTATTATGTTTTGACCAATGGAAGGTTTGAAGACCCGCTGCACATCGGAGGTATATTGTGCTGGATCCATAATATCCATATCATATCCATGTATAAGAAAAGACTGATTAGTTTACCCATCATGTCTTTTCTGGACTGATGCCCTTATAAAAGTGCATAACATAtgctatcatatatatatatggatggatatatatatatatatacacacattcttATTAATGTAAAGTATCTAGCACTTTAATCGGTTTATTTtattagtaatatatatatatatatatcactaatAAAATAAACCGATTAAAGTGTTAGATACTTTACATTAATAAGAAAACACTAACATTGCCATACTGCTGTCTTGCTCACAGATTTTAATCATCCACTTTAATGTTCCAATACATGCACGAATATTAAAAAGGGAAAGCTTCCACAGTATAAACTGCAAAGTAATATCTGCACAGCTAAACCGTTGACACATTTGACAGCATTTCATATCGTCCATCCATAATTGCAATAACCACCGCGCTCTTGAAATCAGTGTCCAACTGCAGACATGGCCAGACCATGTTTAGGTAACATGTGACACGATGCGAGTGATACAAATATCTCCCGTCAGCCTGCACATGGTCCTGTGGACCACTGAGAATAGACGCAGACGTGGACCGTCATGGCAGCAGAATGCTGAGGCATTCACTGAGGAGGGAGACGCCACTTTTCAAAAACAGGGCTGACTGCTCAGGACTTGTAACTCACACATACCTGAGAGCTTAAGTGTGAGTGGCAGATGTATACAATAGTCTTTTTATAAACCAATAAGCAATGTTGAAGCAGATTATGAGAGGCTAATATACGGGTAATAGCTGAAATCGGTCCCTTAATACCACAGTGGCGTGGTGTTCATGGCCATGCTTTTATCCATCTGTGGGTTGAACACAAACTCCACTTAAGAAACTAAACTGATAGACCGACCTTGAAAGCCAACAATAATGTTGACTGCAACTGGCAACAAGAAAGATCCAGGCATCACTGACTCACCTGCTCTGGTTGCATTCAGGGACAAAGGAGTTTTGAATATCGGCATCAAAACATTTTCATGAAGTAATGGAGTAATTGTTACTAAGCAGACGATTGAGCGTGATCATCGGTAGCTACCCTGAACTCCGTGTGGTCCAGCTAATCTCTGTAGACGGCGTGTTGCCTCTCTACTGGAGGCTGCCCCGCTCTCACTATTGCACAATTCACCACGGATGCAAATATGTGCTTGGAACCATCGTGGCAGACTCTTCACTGGGTAGATTTGAGTTTCTGTTCTTTATAAATTAGACTTAtacatttaaaccaaatttcgtGTTTGGGATTTACTTAAAGCACACGGCAGATTAGACAGTGATTTCCAGCCTGGCCTCTTTATCCCTGTGGCAGCTTAAATCCGTCTTTGCCTTTTAGTGCTCGTCTAGGGTGAAGATTTACTTTTTCTAAAACGTGGCCAACAGTTGGATGAATTGCACTGTAATAAAAATCAAAATAGCCGTGAGTCGCGTAGTGGGTTTATCGTTGTGTTGCCGTCTTCCCAAAGTTGACCTCTAGTCTCGAACATCCGATACGCGACAAAACACTAATTGCTAGATTAGATATCATCTCGCATCAGCCTGTTGTGTCGCTCAGCGTGAAACGCAGCAGAGATGTGAGAGGAACACAGCGAGGGGAGGAATGTGTCGAGAGAGCGCAGCGTGACAGTTCTGGCACAACACGCGTCTTCACAACCACTCTCCAAATATTCCATCCTCGCTCAGAAGAATTAGGTGAGACacgaaaatacatatattattataatatgaaatatatcaATTTGGAAAGGCTGAAGCTGGTGGCCGTTTAGGGGCATCAAGGGGGCTCCTACTCCACTAGTTGCTGGACGTCGTCCATTATTTCACACGTGGGAGTGAAAGTggcttttaaaatgtcttaaagcTGAAAATATTTCAATCAGCATTCATTGCtcaataaaactagaacgggcactcggtagagcgcataccttcgcatatcacaagattgggcattgaattatgaacattttggcattagttgcatgccaattggacaaaaatgtatcgtgctatggtaaagattttgacctttccatgaccttgacctttgacccgattgatcccaaaatctaatcaaatggtccccggataataaccaatcatcccaccaaattccatgtgattcaagaagattcggttcaatactttttgagttctgcgaaagattttgacctgttctttgaccttgacctgacCCTTGACCCGATCCCCAATCTCATCAACTGATCtgtcctaaacaaataaacaatcatcccacccaaattgcatgcgattcaagaagactTTTTGAGTTTGctaacaaaaacatacaaataaataaataaataaataaataaatacacggatcAAAAAATAACCTTCCCATTTTTTTTCATGAAGGTAATAAGTGACACCCGTTGGGATGAGATCACTTCAGGGCAACAGTATAACATCGTGGAGGCTCTGCTACGACAGGGGGGCTTATGGGGGAAGTGAGAAGCCGAGTGGAACTGATTCATGTCGCGCAAAATTAAGCAAAGATGGCGAGGGCAGTAGATGAAAGTTGAGGCTCGTGTCATGGTGTGGGCTGTGACGCAAACAGTCcagaacatttatatttagTACACTGGCGGATTGGGACACGGATGTAAAGTTGAGTGATTCTGCAAAGGGAGCCAAAGTTATAGATCGGCAAAGCACGGGCTTGTGAGAAGTCGCCTCCGCATTCGGCGCTGCGACGGCGTACTGGAGTGCTCAAACATGCGACCCAGTGGCattctgaaaaacaaaaaacaagccaCTTACTGTTCGTTGATGACAAAGATGCAATTGTCTTGTGAGGGTAAGCTTGACACAGGATGCTTGCAGGTCACCTTCCGCTCATTGTGACTATTGAGAGTGGGGAGGAGAaaaaatagggggggggggggggaacaaaagTCATCAATGCTAGAAAACATTACATACATGACGGATTAATAAATTTTAATCCAGCTCTAAAAAAATCTTGAATTGATATGCTGCCAATTGCCACAACAGCCTAAACATGTTTTCACAGAACTCCAGCTGTAAAGAACTCTTCAATTACAAAACATGAGTTTGTATTGGCTGGGTAGAAACAGGAATATTGAGTGGAGATAGAGCAGACAATGTGGAATAAATGTGCGCTGTACCATAAACTGGTGCAATGCGTAGAACTAGTCCAACCAGACATGTATTGGGTCACTGTGAAAATAGGATAAGCGCTCAAGGCACACCAAACAGCGCCAGCGCCCCACGACCAAATTGGCATTAGAgcccaaacaaaagaaaaaagctcttaCATCAGCatcacagtaaaaaaaacacaacaacaagaggAGAAAGGAGTAATTCAGTAGTGTCGTGTGCACCGAACATCAAAATCattataaacataaacataaaaatgaTGAAAATCACCAGGCTGTTGTGCCATCCTACACCCGATGACAGAGGGACAGACGATGCCACCCCACCATCCTGGAGGCCAATTACAGCGGCCCAGTCCCTTCCACTCAGACGTGAAGAGAACACCAGGACACAGACCACACAGATTCACGTGCGGGGGCCTGCACACCAACAGCAGCTTTCCAGTCGAGTAGAGCCTGGTCAGTGTTGTGTGGGATCCGGACGGTCGTCAGGATAACAAGCTTCTCTTCTCGCTGAATCCGGAACCAAGATTTTGTATCGACAGCGTCATTGGAATAGCACCGTTAAATATATCCAGATCATCAGCTCCCTATTGGAAATCAACGGTTATTTAATAAAACCATCAGTGAGTTACAACAATGGGAACTTTAGTCGTCATAGAGAGCTTCAATAAATCAACACAAATACACCGACGGCCGTCATTATCAAACAACACATCAGATAATATGAGCTGCGGTGTCAAGTCTTGGAAGTTACGACGGCCTTTACTGGTCAGCAAATGTAACTCAGTCAGGCTGAACTATAAACAGAGGAGTCAAGCTACAGCCCAAAAATAACAGTTTTTAAACATGGGGTACTCGTGGACTGAAAAGAGCAAATACCAAGCATGAAATAGGGGGTTTAGTTTCAGTTGAGCCTGCAGAGCAAAAGTCTCCACAGCTCTGGTCTATAATTACTGGAGACACTGCTGGCAGCAGAGGCCTCAGTGCGGTCTCGGCCGACGAGCGGCACCGTTTCCCTTTGGTATCCCTTCACACATGCCTGTTCTGTGTGCACATAGGTTGGCGACAGATGTAAAAGAAGAAGTCTGGATTGGGATTTCTGTCGGCGCGTAGAATGATTGATGTCAGGCGGAATGTAATAATCAATCAACTATCGACATTCTTAATGCAAGTTTGCTTTCATGTGAAACAATAATCGTGGTTCCAAGGAAGGTTTAAATAGAAGGGTGCGTTTGGCCAACCTATCAATTGACAATGCATGCCGTTTTATTACAGGGGAGCCCAGTTTGATACTGCcaagaatatttaaatataataatgatcTAATTAGAAAGATCGCTCCACTGCATCTACTTTGGTAAATATATCGTATGTAAGTATCAAGTTAACCCCATTTGCTGAGAATGATGTATTAC
Encoded proteins:
- the LOC130194684 gene encoding pleckstrin homology domain-containing family A member 5-like isoform X7; the protein is MAADLQPEWISCLPSSWSYGVTRDGRVFFINEEAKSTTWLHPVSGEAVITGHRKTPDLPTGWEEGYTFEGARCFINHNERKVTCKHPVSSLPSQDNCIFVINEQSASKAPANEKKDRPLSTMSEASNYTGGSDYAANPSSQAERSSRPTKKIHNFGKRSNSIRRNPSAPVIKRNWLYKQDSTGMKLWKKRWFVLSDLCLFYYRDEKEEGILGSLLLPSFRVTMLSVDDHINRKYAFKSN
- the LOC130194684 gene encoding pleckstrin homology domain-containing family A member 5-like isoform X6; translation: MAADLQPEWISCLPSSWSYGVTRDGRVFFINEEAKSTTWLHPVSGEAVITGHRKTPDLPTGWEEGYTFEGARCFINHNERKVTCKHPVSSLPSQDNCIFVINEQSASKAPANEKKDRPLSTMSEASNYTGGSDYAANPSSQAERSSRPTKKIHNFGKRSNSIRRNPSAPVIKRNWLYKQDSTGMKLWKKRWFVLSDLCLFYYRDEKEEGILGSLLLPSFRVTMLSVDDHINRKYAFKGTEQLRNNVSAIQ